Proteins from one Oncorhynchus gorbuscha isolate QuinsamMale2020 ecotype Even-year linkage group LG18, OgorEven_v1.0, whole genome shotgun sequence genomic window:
- the LOC124003278 gene encoding CTTNBP2 N-terminal-like protein: MNMESLSKPELLMLFSVLEGELEARDLVIEALRAQHRDTYVEERYGKYNLSDPFLALQRDSNALGGQSSGFHQSAACFSPLAVLKLVVTHCRKMQEKMLAQLAASESRQRKAIADLEEERRRHAEDTAEGDDVTCILEKERERLLQQLEFERGQLCRLEKEQKKVLEQLEEERVQHKQLSSALAKECKWASQRALEEGHRLAEASRRLEKEQGEVLALRAELQEERRRALQMEARVEEQLAEFDTEREQLRSRLKKEDAQYCQLQEQVEALKRELQGERGAEEERREYPVDTCGGSPPPPPHPSQAEGGETEEPKVNGHHDCATEEQVPALPDRLGQDNWSENSSSVLGSPALLTKMISLCSTGTSSVTSSPCSSPQLATSPSYQSSYQVGINHRFHAARHKFQGHTDPEQQQQQQGGGGGGSLPHSPRDLSPTPSPSPEPVSVPVHSPAKQLARSTVTQVLSRFTVQQGAKPPPPNSSPFGTDYRNLAPSSPVIPRASGAALPLGVRSPTIPRAERGNPPPIPPKKPALAQSPASPIPGTRANHFPELSGSCGLTRCQENVKELDMVVSSTS; this comes from the exons GCCCAGCACAGAGACACCTACGTGGAAGAGCGCTATGGGAAGTACAACCTGAGCGACCCGTTCCTGGCTCTGCAGAGGGACAGCAATGCCTTGGGAGGGCAGAGCTCTGGGTTCCACCAGTCTGCAGCATGCTTCAGCCCCCTCGCTGTACTCAAGCTGGTGGTCACCCACTGCAGGAAGATGCAGGAGAAGATGCTGGCCCAACTAGCTGCATCTGAGAGCAGGCAGAGGAAG GCCATTGCCGatctggaggaagagaggagaaggcatGCAGAGGACACAGCCGAGGGCGATGATGTCACTTGCATcctggaaaaggagagagaacgcCTCTTGCAACAG CTGGAGTTTGAGCGAGGCCAGTTGTGTCGTCTGGAGAAGGAACAGAAGAAGGTCCTGGAGCAGCTGGAGGAGGAGCGGGTGCAGCACAAGCAGCTCTCCTCTGCCCTGGCCAAGGAGTGCAAGTGGGCCAGCCAGCGGGCCCTGGAGGAGGGCCACCGCCTGGCTGAGGCAAGCCGTAGGCTGGAGAAGGAGCAGGGGGAAGTCCTTGCCCTGAGGGCTGAgctgcaggaggagaggaggagggcccTGCAGATGGAGGCCAGGGTGGAGGAGCAGCTGGCTGAGTTCGATACGGAGAGGGAGCAGCTCCGCTCCCGGCTCAAGAAAGAGGATGCCCAGTACTGCCAGCTGCAGGAGCAGGTGGAGGCCCTGAAGAGAGagctgcagggagagaggggagctgaggaggagaggagagaatatcCTGTGGACACCTGTGGAGGGTCACCACCACCCCCCCCACACCCCAGCCAGGCAGAAGGGGGCGAGACTGAGGAACCTAAAGTCAACGGGCACCATGACTGCGCCACGGAGGAGCAGGTGCCAGCCCTTCCAGACAGATTGGGCCAGGACAACTGGAGTGAGAACAGCAGCTCTGTTCTTGGGTCCCCTGCCCTCCTGACCAAAATGATATCCCTCTGCAGCACGGGGACCTCCTCTGTCACCTCCTCCCCATGCTCCTCTCCTCAGCTGGCCACCAGCCCCAGCTACCAGTCCTCCTACCAGGTAGGCATCAACCATCGCTTCCATGCTGCTCGCCACAAGTTTCAGGGCCACACTGACCcagagcagcaacagcagcagcagggtggaggagggggtggtaGCCTGCCTCACTCCCCCAGAGACCTGTCCCCAACCCCTAGCCCATCCCCTGAGCCCGTCTCTGTCCCTGTTCACAGCCCGGCCAAGCAGCTGGCCCGCAGCACCGTCACCCAGGTCCTGTCCCGCTTCACAGTCCAGCAGGGGGCCAAACCTCCGCCACCCAACAGTTCTCCCTTTGGCACTGACTACCGTAACCTggccccctcctccccagtaaTCCCCAGGGCCTCTGGTGCTGCTCTACCTCTGGGGGTCCGCTCACCTACCATTCCCCGAGCAGAGAGGGGCAACCCGCCCCCCATCCCCCCTAAGAAGCCTGCCCTGGCCCAGTCTCCAGCGTCGCCCATCCCTGGTACCAGAGCCAACCACTTCCCTGAGCTGTCTGGAAGCTGTGGTCTCACCAGGTGCCAGGAGAATGTTAAAGAGCTGGATATGGTGGTGTCCTCCACCAGCTAG